A stretch of DNA from Arachis hypogaea cultivar Tifrunner chromosome 19, arahy.Tifrunner.gnm2.J5K5, whole genome shotgun sequence:
GCTTTCCAAACTGGTGAATCAAAGATTTGAAGATAATAATCAAATTTCTTCAACTCCCAAGATACAAAGAGTTCCTGTATTTTTGCATGAAAATCCCAACTTCTATAGGTATTGCACACCCAAGATGATATCATTCGGTCCCATTCATCACCGGAATGAAAATCTGAAGCAGCAAGAACACTTGAAAAGTCAATGGACATGGCTTTACATTGAAGAATACACTAAACAAGTTAGCCTGTATAATGGTAATAAGCAAGAGGCAGCAAACTATTTGTATGGAGTTGTAGGAGATAACATTGGGGAACTGAAGGAGCTGTTTGCTGAGGATGTAGTTGAAGGGTACAGTGATGAGGAACTGATTTGGATGCTGTTTGAGGATGGATGCTCTTTGCTCTATTACATGGAACACGTTGACGATCAGTGCCCAGAAGAACTCAGGTTAAAGCTTGATCAGCTGATGTATACATGGAGAGATATTTTGTTGCTGGAAAACCAACTTCCGGTGAAACTGCTGCAACTGCTGAGTGCAAAGAAAGGTGCTGACTTGGAGTATTTAATGCTCAATTTTCTTGGAATGGGCGATGGTACGCGGAGTGGAACGGAAATGGTCATACTCGGGCCTACAAGAAATCATATACTTGATTTTGTTCGCTCATTCGTGGTTGATACAGAGACCGAAGAGAATATCCCAAGCCAGCAAAATGGTGGTAATCAGATGCCTCCTCCTCCCTCCCAAGTTTGGCAAACTTACAAGAACATACGTGATCTCAAAAATTCAGGGATCCAGGTTAAGAAGGTAAAAAACGAGAATGAAGGAACATGGAAGTGGCATAAAATCTCTTTCACCTCAAGATGGTTTAGTGGAGAATTGACCCTTCCTTGCTACGTCTACAACGATGTCACGATTTATCTTTTTCGAAACTTCATTGCGTATGAGATGTGTCCAGACTTTCGCAATACCTTCGAATGCTGTTCGTTCTTTTCTTTCATGGATTCCTTGATAGACGATGCCGAGGATGTAAAGGAGCTTAGATCAGCTGGTGTTATCCAAAATTTGCTTAGGAGCGACCAAGAACTGGCAGAATTCCTTAATGATATTACCCATGATTTGCCCACTAAAATGTTCAATCAGTTCCTCCCTGTCGATGCCGCCGTCTTCAGCAAGAAATATATTCAAGTCAAGTTTCAGATTGAAAAGCATTACTCAAATACATGGAAGACTTGGTTGGCTGAAGCACGCAGTACTTATTTCAATTCTCCCTGGTCTCTGCTTGCTGTTTTGGCTGCGTTTACAGCATTAGTTCTCACCTTTATTCAAACATGGTATGCCATGCACCCTAACAATTAGTTCTAGTATTATTTGAACCTTTAAATAATAAATGTCTGTGCGTGTGGCCTATCAGCATCATGCTTTTTCTATCTAAATTTCTTAAAAGAAGAATGGTGTTTCCTATTTTGTCTATGTGTTGTAATGCAtttgatgattattttaatttgacTACTTTTATATGGCCAGTGTTGTTATGTAATGttcttttactattttaaaatgtttcttaattttgaccccaaaaaataaataaataaataaataaatataactttAATTCTAACAATAtttcttaaatattatatattgaaaTTACATAACTACCGTAATGATAATCAATATCTCATATTCTCATTTCTATTTCATGCCTTCTCATAATTCGTGAAAGAATAAATGTGTTCTCATAGTCTTATATATTCTAGTTATAACTAAAGGGAATAGAAGACTTGGATGTCCAATAATTTTTTCAATAACTTTATAGCACTATATATATATGGCACGCATTAAATATAATTCCAACTATCAACTTCCAATAAAA
This window harbors:
- the LOC112776834 gene encoding UPF0481 protein At3g47200; translation: MADSATRLSKLVNQRFEDNNQISSTPKIQRVPVFLHENPNFYRYCTPKMISFGPIHHRNENLKQQEHLKSQWTWLYIEEYTKQVSLYNGNKQEAANYLYGVVGDNIGELKELFAEDVVEGYSDEELIWMLFEDGCSLLYYMEHVDDQCPEELRLKLDQLMYTWRDILLLENQLPVKLLQLLSAKKGADLEYLMLNFLGMGDGTRSGTEMVILGPTRNHILDFVRSFVVDTETEENIPSQQNGGNQMPPPPSQVWQTYKNIRDLKNSGIQVKKVKNENEGTWKWHKISFTSRWFSGELTLPCYVYNDVTIYLFRNFIAYEMCPDFRNTFECCSFFSFMDSLIDDAEDVKELRSAGVIQNLLRSDQELAEFLNDITHDLPTKMFNQFLPVDAAVFSKKYIQVKFQIEKHYSNTWKTWLAEARSTYFNSPWSLLAVLAAFTALVLTFIQTWYAMHPNN